In one Nicotiana sylvestris chromosome 8, ASM39365v2, whole genome shotgun sequence genomic region, the following are encoded:
- the LOC138876034 gene encoding zinc finger BED domain-containing protein RICESLEEPER 2-like — translation MEDTSKVSDVGSSESLPITIDSNTNTIDTQDSKKRKAMQPRSDVWNHFDKFEVNGVGKARCRYCKQAYAANSSKNGTTGLKNHLLRCKEYPLKIAEDNSQTKLNFQFCQNDEGSIWKFDQKVVRRALIEMIVTDELPFSFVENEGFKKFMRKTQPLFRIPSRRTITRNCYEVYGELRWNSTYLMLDTAQHFEKAFDKLHLFDDGFSAYQCSHLCEDGGNAGPLESDDWVNVRNVIEFLARFHELTKKVSGSRYVTCNSHFEDVSELYCHLKMCLASEDEHLRKMAQQMQEKFKKYWGEPEKMNKMIFIASVLDPRNKFEYVEGALEELFGEEKGKKINAEVYAYMNSLFGEYLKKYSTESCPQSPSSSTSSNNTSNTPSGSVISASKIRTKLSLKKQKEDNGNGGAKSELDKYISEEQEPYSEEFDILSWWKTHAPRFPILSELARDVLAIPISSVASECAFSTGGRILDSFRSSLTPKCVQALICLQDWLREEKNPINVEEDLKYLEEIELGSSAIMPRATAQRPVLLLKSHDCLLRDALSYCAIGSCATADIILQLQMFFFAIADVILVHFRLSGFSHVQLCLTACARSRCGLVVVHLCSCFTVLE, via the exons ATGGAAGATACAAGTAAAGTAAGTGATGTTGGTTCCAGTGAAAGCTTACCTATTACGATAGATAGTAACACCAACACCATTGATACTCAAGATTCCAAGAAAAGGAAAGCAATGCAACCTAGGTCTGACGTTTGGAaccattttgataaatttgaggttaatgggGTTGGGAAAGCACGGTGTCGATATTGTAAACAAGCTTATGCTGCTAATTCATCTAAGAATGGAACAACAGGATTGAAGAATCATTTGCTTAGATGCAAAGAATACCCACTTAAAATTGCAGAAGATAATAGTCAAACAAAGctaaattttcaattttgccaaaatgatgaaggatcaatttggaaatttgatcaaaaagtggttaggagggccttaattgagatgatagttactgatgaactaccatttagctttgtagaaaatgaaggcTTTAAGAAGTTTATGAGAAAAACTCAACCACTATTTCGTATTCCTTCTCGTAGAACAATAACAAGGAATTGTTATGAAGTTTACGGTGAATTGAG gtggaattccacctatttGATGTTGGATACAGCTCAACACTTTGAAAAAGCCTTTGACAAGTTGCATCTTTTTGATGATGGATTTTCTGCATATCAATGTTCTCATCTTTGTGAAGATGGTGGTAATGCAGGTCCTCTTGAATCTGATGATtgggtgaatgtgaggaatgtTATAGAGTTTCTTGCACGATTTCACGAGCTAACTAAAAAAGTTTCAGGTTCACGTTATGTCACTTGTAATTCTCATTTTGAGGATGTATCTGAACTTTATTGTCATTTGAAAATGTGTTTAGCTAGTGAGGATGAACATTTGAGAAAAATGGCTCAGCAAATGCAAGAAAAGttcaagaagtattggggtgagcctgaaaagatgaataaaatgatttttattgcttccgtcttggatccacgtaacaaatttgaatatgttgagggagcacttgaagaactttttggggaggaaaaagggaagaaaataaatgcTGAGGTGTATGCTTATATGAATTCTTTGTTTGGAGAGTATCTAAAAAAGTATTCAACAGAATCTTGTCCTCAATCTCCATCTAGTTCTACTTCATCTAACAACACATCTAATACACCTAGTGGGAGTGTTATAAGTGCATCAAAAATAAGGACTAAGCTTAGCTTgaagaaacaaaaggaagacAATGGAAATGGGGGTGCTAAATCGGAGTTGGATAAATACATTAGTGAAGAACAAGAGCCTTATAGTGAAGAATTTGATATCTTAAGTTGGTGGAAAACACATGCTCCCAGATTTCCTATTCTTTCGGAGTTGGCTCGTGATGTGTTGGCAATTCCAATTTCTAGTGTGGCGTCGGAATGCGCGTTTAGCACTGGTGGCCgtattcttgattcatttaggagttcattgactccTAAATGTGTGCAAGCTCTTATTTGTCTTCAAGATTGGCTTAGAGAAGAGAAGAATCCTATTAATGTTGAAGAAGACTTGAAGTATCTTGAGGAAATCGAGCTTG gtTCAAGTGCAATCATGCCCCGTGCTACTGCTCAACGCCCCGTGCTACTGCTCAAGAGTCATGACTGTTTGTTGAGGGATGCCCTCTCT TACTGTGCAATTGGCAGTTGTGCAACTGCAGATATTATTCTGCAATTGCAGATGTTTTTTTTTGCAATTGCAGATGTTATTCTTGTGCA TTTCAGGCTTTCAGGTTTCAGCCATGTGCAGTTGTGCTTGACTGCTTGTGCACGTTCACGTTGTGGACTTGTGGTTGTGCACTTGTGCAGTTGTTTTACAGTTTTAGAGTGA